The Leptospira sp. WS60.C2 genome includes the window TGCCAAACTTTCTGGAACCTCTCTTGTTTCGTTAAATGATATTTGGTTTCTCGGAGATGAGAACGATGAAGTTTCTTTTATGGAAACCTTAGAGTCTCCGATGAATATGAACCCAGACAATATCATCGAAAAAGAAGAAATCAAAAACGTAATTGTCGAAGCCATCCAATCCCTTCCTGAAAAAGAGAAAAAAGTCATCGTACTTTATTATTACGAAGACTTAACCTTAAAAGAGATTGGAGAAGTGTTAGAAGTCACTGAGTCTAGAATTTCTCAACTTCACACCAAAGCAGTCGCAAGACTACGTAGCAAACTTTCTAAAGTCAAATCAGCGATCCAAAAAAGGTAACCGAAGATGTCTCTCACAGAATTTCTTACTGAGGAACTGAAAGAGTTCGACCGTAAGGAAAAAGAACAAGTGGAAGTCATAGCCGATACCATAGAAGAGTGTTTGGCGATTGCAGCCAATCACTTGGGTCGTAAAGTCCACGAAATCGATTATACTGTTTTGAAACGTGGGAAAAAATCTCTTTTCTTTTCAGAACCTTATCATATCCGAGCTTCCATCATTCCTGATGATATGCTCCTTGATGAACTAAGTTTGTTAGATGAGCATCTAACGGGCGGTAGTGGGAAATTAGTTTCCAAAGAATTAAAAGATCTCGTTACACCGAAAAACAAAGACGGCCGAGTGGTTGTCAAAATTTACAGAACTGGTGTATTTTTGACAGTGTATCCGCCATCTGGAGAAGGCCTTGAAATGACAATGGCAGATGTCTCCAAAAAACTTTCGTTTCGTGGTGTGGCAGGTGTTGACCAAAACCTCATTAATAAAATTCTAAAAGAGAAAAAAGGCGAACCAGTTCTAATCTCCAATCAAAAACCAAAACCAGGGAATGATTCCAGCTGTAATGTGGAGATTGCACAAGAAAACATGCGTGCCTTTGTCACCGTTTTCCCAGCAAGGCCTGGTGGTCGCGACTTAGAAGTAGCAGACGTTGTTGCTGCACTCAAAGGTATGGGTGTCGCACATGGTCTCAAAGAAGATGAGATCCGAAAACACTTGGATGAAGAAGTGCATAACAAACCTTTCATCGGAGCGGAAGGTGATTTCCCTGTAAACGGGAAAAATGCAGAAATCAAATACTACGTTCGCACTGAAAAGAAAATCAATTTCAAAGAAGATCAATCGGGTCGTGTGGACTACAAAGACTTGGATATGATCGAAAACGTTGTCGTGGGACAATTGTTAGCTGAGAAAATTCCTGCTGAAAAAGGAAAGTTTGGTCGCAATTTGTTTGGGATGGTATTGCCAGCCAAAGATGGTTTGGATACCGAACTCAAACAAGGAAAAGGAACCATTCTTTCTGAAGACAAGATGCGTCTCACTGCAGAAGTCAACGGACAAGTGTTATATGTTGCTGGAAGATTGTCAGTAGAAACCGTTTACCGCATCAATGGAGATGTGGGAGTTCGTACAGGAAATGTTACTTTCCTTGGTTCTATCATCATCACAGGAAACGTTGAAGACAATTACTCTGTGAAAGCCGCAGGGAACATCGAGATCTACGGAACTGTTCAAAAGGCCATTGTGGAAGCAGATGGAGACATTATTGTGCGCCAAGGGATTACAGGGCGCGAGGAGGCACGTGTGGAGTCCACAGGAGGCAATATCGTTGCCAAGTTCATCCAGAACGCCACTTGTATCACAGAAAAAGACATCATCGTCCAAGAAGGGATTTTACATTCCCACCTTATGGCAGGGGGAAAAATTTCCTGTAAAGGGAAACGGGGGCAAATTGTGGGGGGAACAATCCAGGCTGCCCAACTCATTTCCGCGAAAATCATTGGTTCCCAAGCAAACCCACAAACCGACCTCATCGTTGGAAACAATCCGAAGATCTTAAAACAGATCAGTGAGTTTGAAGAAAAGAAAAAGGAAAACCAGGACAAGCTGGACCAACTCACAAAAACAATGCGAACCCTCAAAGCAAGAAAAGAAGCAGATCCGGCAAGTTTTACGGCAGAACAAGACGCACATTTACAGAAACTGGAAGCTGGAACCAAAAAACTCGAAAAAAGAATCGCGGAAGCCAGTAAAGACATCCAAACTCTCACGGAATACATGGACGAACAGGCCGCCAATGGTCGTATTTCGGTCGAAAAGACCATTTTCCCAGGTGTTACCATCCGTATCCGCAATGCGGAATACAAACTCCGCCACGAGACCAAAGCGAAGACATTCTACGAGGAAGAATCCCAAGTACGTAGTCAGCCTTACGAAGATCCAGACGAAACGAAAAATGACTGGAGAAAAAAGAGAGGGCGTGGTAAGTCTAAGAATTAGGAGGGTAGCCGAATGATACTGAACGAAAACTTTGCAAGTATCGCTCACCACTACGATTTTGCACGTAGAGCTCAGGCAGAAAATCCCTTCACCCATCAAAACCAGGTGGTGGAATTGCAAAAAGTGGTGATCCAAACACAAAACCGTGCCCAAACAGTTCCCGATGCGAAATCAGGTTACCAAGGTACGGCGGCAAAACCGAAAGAAGATAAAGAAACTTCGGTATTGGCCTATTCCAAAACGGGAATTGTATACAATCGTCCCAGTTTGGATCGTGGATCTCGTTTTGATTCAAAAGCTTAAATTTTTTCTACGGAATGTTGTTGGAAATGTTCTTTAGGAGAAACATATGGAGCTTTTTTCTCTTGTTTTAATCAATTTATTATTCTGTGGGATGATGTATGTCTTCATATCAGCAAAAGTCCAAAAAGCAGTTAGTGAATATTACGATAAAAAATTAAACCGAGCTATCGACATGGCCACGGCAGAAACCATACGCGAGTTAGATGCCACTGTTAGCATCATTGAATCAAAGATGGTGGCACTCCGAACGATGATGGAAAAAGGAGAAACTTTGGTAAAGGAATTTAAACATTACCAAAACCAAGGGTTATCTATGAAATCAGAGTTAGTTTCTCCGCCTGAAAGGGAAGAACCAAGTCTAGATCTCAAAGAACAAAGAACTGGGATTGGAAAAATTTACCAAGCAAACCAAATTCCAGTCTCAATCGAAGAAGCAGAAACTACAGAAGGGGCAGTGAACCAAGCATTTGGAAAGTTGGGAAAAGCTGTGAAAGGAATGTTTGGCATGGAACCTCTGACCGAACCTTCTAAAGAGGCTATCGACAATTTAGAAGTGCCAACCTTCCAACCTAAGATGAATTATACGGTAGGTGGAAATCCATTTGCAGAAGAGAAGCCGACAGAAGCCATTCGAAATGAACTGATTGAAGGACCAAAAAAAAGAGAATTCTTAAATGAAGTTTCCAAAGCGAACGATCCATCTTTTGCTTCTTACCAAAGAATGAATTTGGACAAAGTGGATTTCTCGATTGAATCTGCTTTGGAAGAATTACCGGCATCTGCTACTAAAATTGATAAGGTTGTCCATCTCATTAAAAAGGGATATAAACATGAAGAAATCTCGGAAGCAATGAATATCGGTATTCATGAAATTCATTTGATCGAAACGATTCGACTTGATCGATCTAGAAGAATCTAAAAATATGTTTCCATGTCTTCGTTTCCGGTTCTCAATGTAGGATTCTCTAACGTCGTTTTTGTATCAAAGATACTGACCATTTTACTGGCAGATTCTGCGGGAGCAAAACGACTCAGAACCGAAGCGAAATCCGAAAACCGTCTCATTGATGCCACTTGTGGTCGTAAAACAAGATCGGTTCTTGTGTTAGATTCTGGACACATCCTTCTTTCAGCCATCCGTCCCGAAAGTTTATCCAAACGTTTGGAGACAGGTGACAATCAATTTGGAGAAGGAGAAGAGGAGTCTGAAGATTGAAAGCAGTCCCGAATCTCTACATCATTTCCTCAGTAGCTGGTGGCGGAAAATCTACCATCATTCAGGCACTTTTGAAAGAAAACCCAGAGTTTTATTTTTCCATATCGTGTACAACGCGAGCACCAAGGCCTGGAGATGAAGAAGGAAAAACATATTATTTTTTAACCGTAGCTGAATTTCAAAAAAGAATCGCTGCCGATGAATTTTATGAATGGGCGGAAGTCCATGGAAATTACTATGGGACCCCGAAAGCTCCCATCTTAGAGGCAATCAAAGAACACAGGGTAGCACTTCTTGATTTGGATGTACAAGGAGCCAAATCGGTAAAAGCCCTTCGCCCTGAATCGGTAACCATATTCATCGAACCACCTAGCCGTGAGGTTTGGATTGAACGGCTGATTCGAAGAGGGACGGATTCCCAAACAAGCATTGAGAAACGCATTGAAAATGGTATCAAGGAATTGGAAGAAGCCCCTAGCTTTGATTATGTTGTTGTGAATGATACATTAGAAGATGCCATCACGGAAGTGAAGAAGATCCTCTGTGGAACACACGACTAATAAGAATGGTTTATCGTTTAAGACGTTGTTAGGGAACTAACCATCTAAAGTTTTACGGTTCATCATTGTCTTCATCAATGCTTTTGCCATAGTTTGGAACATTTTTGGCACCAGCATCTAACCATTTGTTGGAAATCACAGATCTTCTTTCAGCAGGAAATAATGTGAGAAGATAGGTTGTGATGGTTTGCCTTCCTTCTTCTTCCGCATCCCGATCCATTTGTTCAAAGACTTCGATGATATCATAGTCTGGCCAGTTGATGAGCATATCACGAGCCGATTCAGGTGGCATATTGGCAACTTTGTTGGCGAGAACTTTTACTTTCTCCGCGCGAGCATTGTCTTTTCTCGCTTTTTCAGCCATTTCTTTTTCTTTTCGTTGGATTCCTTCTTTGAGTTCTTCCAATCGTTCTTTGTCTGCATTGAGTGAGGATGATTTTTCTTCTAACTCACGTTTCATTTGTTCTAGTTCTTCTCTATCAGCAATGAGACGTTCCTTTGCCTTTTCCATTTCTAGTTTCTCAAGTTCGGTGGGAGAGAGAAGATCTTGGTTTACTAGACCAGCTTGTTTTTTTAAGAACGGTAGATAGTCTTCTGCATTGATGACTTGGAAGTAATCAAAAACAAAAAATCCAATAGCTATGAGGAAAAAAATCAATACGATCAAAAAAAAGGATCTGGTGTTGTCTGTTACACTTGCCATTATGTTTTGCCTTGTCCTAAATAATATTTTTCATAAAAATCACGAAGAGTTTTAAAGTCAGATGCCAGTTCGTCTGCACCATCTTCTCTGTTCAAAATTTTGAATGTTCTTGGAATCTTTTTGGATGGTTTTGGGCCATAACTATCCATTGCATCGAATAATGAATGTTTGCTTAAATGGAAATTAAATTCTTCCACTTCTCTTCGTTCCATTCGATTTCGTTTTTTCTTCCATTCTCCAAATCGTTTATCTTTTAAAACTTCGATTACTTTTTTATTCATCCGTGCTACCATCACATCTTTACGAACCAAGTTGACTTCTTCGTTTTGGTTTGCGATTCTTTGGTCTAATTCTTCATTTCTGCGGATAAGACCTTTGATGTATTGTTCGATGGATAAGTAATCAGATAAACTTGTACCTACTTTTGAGGAGGAAAGAATGGCTTCATAAGAAGATTCGATTTCTTTTTCATTGGTTTCCTTTTCGGATATGAGTGAGTTCAGTTTGGAGACAACAAGTGATAAACGGCGGATTTCTTCCTCTTCTTTTAGGCCCCGAAGTTTTAAAACCGTTTCCAAACTAAACCGAAATCGTTTCACAGCTGTCTATTTCTTCGATTCTAAATAATTTTTGTACTCTTTTTTACTCGTATTTTTAAAAAAATACGTAAAACTTGGAATATTGTCCCATAAATACTTACATCTTATCTTGTTTCTTTGGAGTCTGTTTTTGGGCTCATTTTCGTCAGTCTTTGCCACACCCTTGGATACACTTGTGGAAAAAAGTGGCGGAACCCCCATCCATTTGGAAGGAGACTGGGAATTTTACCCCCGCATTTTTTTATCAGAAACAGAGTCTCGTGACCAAACCTTTCAACTCCTCAGGGTGCCTGGAATATGGAATTCCGTTCTCGGATCTGGCGAGGGGTATGGAACTTACCGTCTTGTCTTAGAGAAACCAAGCCAATTGGAAAATGACCAAGTCTTTGGGATCAAAATTTTGGATGTCGCAACTGCCTCCCGTGTCTATTGGAATGGGAAATTACTCGGAAGTTCTGGAGTGGTGTCCAAAACCAAACCAGAGTCCGATCCATCCTATGCCTTTCAATTGTATCCACTTCCTTGGAAAGAAGGCACAAACGAACTTCTCATAGAAATTTCTAATTTTCAGCATGCAAAAGGTGGAATGTGGGAACCACCTTACTTTGGTGAGTGGAACAAATTGTATAAGGAAAGTGAGGCTGACCTTGCTTCTTCTTTGTTTTTAGCAGGTTCTGTTTTCATCATTGCATTGTATCATTTTGGCTTGTTTTATTTTAGAAGGACTGACAAGGGAAATTTACTCTTTGGATTCGCTGCTTTATTGCTGGCCCTTCGTACTTTATTCACTGGCGAACGTTTTGTATTCAATGAGTTAGCACCAATCCTCAGCTGGAATCTCTGTCTTCGCATCGAATATTTTACATTTTACATTTCTCCCTATCTTTTCTTTGCATTTTTTAGAGAGTTTTATCCAGATTATTATCCAAAATGGATGCATCGTTTGCTTCTTTTTCCTACACTCTTATTTATTTCTTTTCTCTTTATTCTGCCAACAAACATCTATACGGCGCTGAATGGGTATTACCAAGTTGTTTTTTTAATTGGAATTTTAATGATTTTACAAGGAGTCTTTCGAGCTGCTTATCACAGAAAAGAAAGTGGATTTTTGTTTCTTGTGGGAATTTGTACTGTTGCCATTGCAGCACTGGTCGATTTGCTGAACGCAAACCAAATCTTTTATTCCGTCGAAGCCATTCCGATTGGGATTTTTGTTTTTATTTTGGTACAATCACTTACTTTATCAAGACGGTTTAGCCGTGCCTTCTCAGAAGTAGAAACCTTGTCGAAGCGCTTGTTGGCACTTGATAAACTAAAAGATGAGTTTTTAGCAAATACTTCTCATGAATTAAAAACTCCACTCAATGGAATCATCGGTATCGCAGAGTCAATGTTTGATGGAATTGGAGGCAAACTCAACCAAGAACAAAGGCAAAACCTGGGCATGATTGTGAGTTCAGGGAAACGTTTGTCTTCCCTTGTAGATGATATTTTAGATTTTTCCAAAATGAAAAATCGTGATCTGGATTTGGATTTAAAGGCTATTGACCTACATCAAATTTGTGATTTCGTTTTGGTTATTTCGAGGCCTTTATATGTAACAAAAAACCTAACCGTTCGAAATCATGTTCCGATTGATTTCCCTCCTATTTTAGGTGATGAAGCAAGGCTCCAACAAATTCTTTTTAACGTCATCGGTAATG containing:
- a CDS encoding FapA family protein, whose product is MSLTEFLTEELKEFDRKEKEQVEVIADTIEECLAIAANHLGRKVHEIDYTVLKRGKKSLFFSEPYHIRASIIPDDMLLDELSLLDEHLTGGSGKLVSKELKDLVTPKNKDGRVVVKIYRTGVFLTVYPPSGEGLEMTMADVSKKLSFRGVAGVDQNLINKILKEKKGEPVLISNQKPKPGNDSSCNVEIAQENMRAFVTVFPARPGGRDLEVADVVAALKGMGVAHGLKEDEIRKHLDEEVHNKPFIGAEGDFPVNGKNAEIKYYVRTEKKINFKEDQSGRVDYKDLDMIENVVVGQLLAEKIPAEKGKFGRNLFGMVLPAKDGLDTELKQGKGTILSEDKMRLTAEVNGQVLYVAGRLSVETVYRINGDVGVRTGNVTFLGSIIITGNVEDNYSVKAAGNIEIYGTVQKAIVEADGDIIVRQGITGREEARVESTGGNIVAKFIQNATCITEKDIIVQEGILHSHLMAGGKISCKGKRGQIVGGTIQAAQLISAKIIGSQANPQTDLIVGNNPKILKQISEFEEKKKENQDKLDQLTKTMRTLKARKEADPASFTAEQDAHLQKLEAGTKKLEKRIAEASKDIQTLTEYMDEQAANGRISVEKTIFPGVTIRIRNAEYKLRHETKAKTFYEEESQVRSQPYEDPDETKNDWRKKRGRGKSKN
- a CDS encoding DUF370 domain-containing protein; translated protein: MSSFPVLNVGFSNVVFVSKILTILLADSAGAKRLRTEAKSENRLIDATCGRKTRSVLVLDSGHILLSAIRPESLSKRLETGDNQFGEGEEESED
- a CDS encoding guanylate kinase; the protein is MKAVPNLYIISSVAGGGKSTIIQALLKENPEFYFSISCTTRAPRPGDEEGKTYYFLTVAEFQKRIAADEFYEWAEVHGNYYGTPKAPILEAIKEHRVALLDLDVQGAKSVKALRPESVTIFIEPPSREVWIERLIRRGTDSQTSIEKRIENGIKELEEAPSFDYVVVNDTLEDAITEVKKILCGTHD
- a CDS encoding flagellar protein FlbB is translated as MASVTDNTRSFFLIVLIFFLIAIGFFVFDYFQVINAEDYLPFLKKQAGLVNQDLLSPTELEKLEMEKAKERLIADREELEQMKRELEEKSSSLNADKERLEELKEGIQRKEKEMAEKARKDNARAEKVKVLANKVANMPPESARDMLINWPDYDIIEVFEQMDRDAEEEGRQTITTYLLTLFPAERRSVISNKWLDAGAKNVPNYGKSIDEDNDEP
- the fliJ gene encoding flagellar export protein FliJ; translation: MKRFRFSLETVLKLRGLKEEEEIRRLSLVVSKLNSLISEKETNEKEIESSYEAILSSSKVGTSLSDYLSIEQYIKGLIRRNEELDQRIANQNEEVNLVRKDVMVARMNKKVIEVLKDKRFGEWKKKRNRMERREVEEFNFHLSKHSLFDAMDSYGPKPSKKIPRTFKILNREDGADELASDFKTLRDFYEKYYLGQGKT
- a CDS encoding SpoIIE family protein phosphatase; this translates as MGSFSSVFATPLDTLVEKSGGTPIHLEGDWEFYPRIFLSETESRDQTFQLLRVPGIWNSVLGSGEGYGTYRLVLEKPSQLENDQVFGIKILDVATASRVYWNGKLLGSSGVVSKTKPESDPSYAFQLYPLPWKEGTNELLIEISNFQHAKGGMWEPPYFGEWNKLYKESEADLASSLFLAGSVFIIALYHFGLFYFRRTDKGNLLFGFAALLLALRTLFTGERFVFNELAPILSWNLCLRIEYFTFYISPYLFFAFFREFYPDYYPKWMHRLLLFPTLLFISFLFILPTNIYTALNGYYQVVFLIGILMILQGVFRAAYHRKESGFLFLVGICTVAIAALVDLLNANQIFYSVEAIPIGIFVFILVQSLTLSRRFSRAFSEVETLSKRLLALDKLKDEFLANTSHELKTPLNGIIGIAESMFDGIGGKLNQEQRQNLGMIVSSGKRLSSLVDDILDFSKMKNRDLDLDLKAIDLHQICDFVLVISRPLYVTKNLTVRNHVPIDFPPILGDEARLQQILFNVIGNAIKFTEKGRIDVSCEIVDKMAVIYIRDTGIGIPKDKFVDIFRSFEQVDSSTTRKFGGTGLGLAISKRLVELHGGNIWVDSTPGEGSVFSFSLPLAREGEIPMEKPQMKKSEMWFSGDNFEFEPIEDTVDEFDGEKLKVIVVDDEPINRQVLKNHLTLIGCDVSEAANGVDAIRLVRDEGPFELMLLDIMMPGMSGYDVCTVLRESYSLYQLPILFLTAKNQIADIIAALEAGGNDYLAKPFDKRELISRAKNLITLKKAVEEQNKFIAIQNELGLARKLQYSILPEVAPNVEGIKTEFYYEPMDSIGGDFFDFHAISETELGVLVADVSGHGIPAALVSAMLKIAFSTQVRLAKEPSQLLNQINATLLGKMKGAFVTASYVYINLETNEMIHARCGHPPLIINRRGETKAKLSIPQGKLIGWIPELDIHEDRISIQSGDRIVLYTDGITEATNSNKEMIGQENWEIISHRYSGYPVTESKRLLLEKIKEFTGNRSPDDDVTLVILEIE